A region from the Medicago truncatula cultivar Jemalong A17 chromosome 6, MtrunA17r5.0-ANR, whole genome shotgun sequence genome encodes:
- the LOC11414918 gene encoding CSC1-like protein HYP1, whose amino-acid sequence MILSALLTSVAINLGLCLLFFTLYSILRKQPGNINVYVPRFVAEGKVKEGGQFNLERLLPTAGWVRKAWEPTEDEFLSTSGLDAFVFMRMFVFSLKVFTFGAIIGIVLIPINYMGSQLTDDSDFQHKSLDSFSISNVNNGSNRLWIHFSAAYVFTGVVCYLLYYEYRYISSKRIACFYSSEPQPHHFTVLVRGIPIPPGSTCTDAVQRFFSEYHPSTYLSHSVVRRSSKLHNLITDADKLYKKLTNLKQKNDAPKRQTREGCCGLFGPKVDTVDHYERRLGNIEDNVRMEQSSLASKEVPAAFVSFKTRFGAAIALHIQEGVNPTEWITEEAPEPHDVYWPFFTVSFLKRWISKLVVYVAYTTLTVLFLIPVAIVQGLTHLEQLETFFPFLKGVLRLSVVSQVITGYLPSLILQLFLSYVPPTMIMLSSLQGYISWSQIQKSACTKVLLFTIWNIFFANVLSGSALYRVNIFLEPKNIPRVLAEAVPSQASFFIAYVVTSGWTTIASELFRLSTLISNFLSRTFCKNGDDDFEPPSIPYHSEIPRIRLFGLLGVTYFFLAPLILPFLLIYFCLGYIIFRNQFLKVYVPKFETGGEFWPTVHNSTIFSLILMHVIAIGIFGLKKLPLASALTLPLPILTLLFNEYCQKRFRPIFKNFPAECLIKKDRADEIEHNMSEFYDKMENAYNDPALMPVQYSERFDSQRSPLLHSSQF is encoded by the exons ATGATTCTTTCTGCTCTTTTAACTTCTGTTGCAATTAATCTTGGTCTCTGTCTTCTATTTTTCACACTATACTCTATATTGAGAAAACAGCCTGGTAATATAAATGTATATGTACCACGCTTCGTTGCTGAAGGAAAGGTTAAAGAAGGTGGTCAATTTAACTTGGAACGCCTGTTACCTACTGCTGGTTGGGTGAGAAAGGCATGGGAGCCAACAGAAGACGAATTTTTATCGACTTCAGGCTTAGATGCCTTTGTTTTCATGCGCATGTTTGTCTTTAG CTTGAAAGTATTTACTTTTGGTGCAATTATCGGAATCGTTCTTATTCCAATTAATTATATGGGGAGTCAGCTCACTGACGACTCCGATTTTCAACACAAGTCTTTGGACTCGTTCAGTATTTCTAATGTTAACAACGGTTCAAACAG GTTATGGATCCATTTTTCTGCTGCATATGTTTTCACTGGAGTTGTTTGCTATCTTCTTTATTAT GAGTATCGATACATTTCGTCCAAACGAATAGCTTGCTTTTATTCTTCTGAGCCACAACCTCATCACTTTACCGTGTTGGTCCGTGGTATTCCTATTCCACCTGGAAGCACATGTACCGATGCTGTCCAGCGTTTTTTCTCTGAGTATCACCCTTCCACGTATCTTTCACATTCAGTCGTTCGTCGAAGCAGCAAACTTCACAATCTTATT ACTGATGCAGATAAATTGTACAAAAAGCTTACCaatcttaaacaaaaaaatgatgCTCCTAAAAGGCAGACGCGTGAAGGTTGTTGTGGACTCTTTGGGCCTAAAGTTGATACTGTAGATCACTATGAAAGGAGACTTGGGAATATAGAAGATAATGTGAGAATGGAACAGTCCTCATTGGCATCAAAG GAAGTTCCTGCTGCATTCGTTTCATTTAAAACTCGATTTGGTGCTGCAATAGCTTTACACATTCAAGAAGGTGTCAATCCAACAGAATGGATTACCGAGGAAGCTCCCGAACCTCATGATGTTTATTGGCCTTTCTTTACCGTTTCATTCCTTAAAAGATGGATCAGCAAGCTGGTAGTTTATGTTGCATATACTACTCTCACAGTTCTGTTTTTAATCCCGGTTGCAATAGTACAAGGTCTTACTCATCTTGAACAGTTGGAAACGTTCTTCCCGTTTTTGAAAGGCGTACTGAGACT GTCAGTTGTGAGCCAAGTTATAACAGGATACCTTCCAAGTTTGATTCTTCAGTTGTTTCTATCATATGTTCCACCTACTATGATTATGCTTTCATCTTTGCAAGGATACATTTCATGGAGTCAGATACAAAAAAGTGCATGCACTAAAGTGTTACTGTTTACCATATGGAACATTTTCTTTGCAAATGTACTATCAGGGTCTGCTCTTTATCGAGTGAACATCTTTCTTGAGCCGAAAAACATCCCAAGAGTATTAGCCGAAGCTGTACCCTCACAG GCATCGTTCTTCATTGCATATGTTGTGACATCTGGATGGACCACAATAGCATCAGAGCTCTTTCGATTATCTACActtatttccaattttttaagTAGAACTTTTTGTAAAAACGGCGATGATGATTTTGAGCCCCCGTCAATTCCTTACCACAGCGAAATTCCCAGGATTCGTCTCTTCGGTCTTCTTGGTGTGACATACTTCTTTCTTGCTCCACTCATACTTCCATTTCTCTTGATTTACTTTTGTTTGGGATACATCATTTTCCGCAACCAG TTTTTGAAAGTTTATGTGCCAAAGTTTGAGACTGGAGGAGAGTTTTGGCCTACAGTGCATAACTCCACGATATTTTCATTGATACTAATGCATGTAATAGCCATTGGGATTTTTGGTTTGAAGAAACTTCCTCTAGCATCAGCATTGACTCTTCCTCTTCCAATTCTCACACTTCTTTTCAACGAGTATTGCCAGAAACGGTTCCGACCTATATTCAAGAATTTTCCAGCTGAG TGTTTGATTAAGAAGGACAGAGCAGACGAAATCGAGCATAATATGTCtgaattttatgataaaatggaAAATGCATATAATGATCCAGCTCTAATGCCAGTCCAATATTCAGAAAGGTTTGATAGTCAAAGATCACCACTTCTTCATAGTTctcaattttaa
- the LOC11422070 gene encoding ribosomal protein S1, mitochondrial, producing the protein MSIYLSRLFPRCNSSSFLCSGKALQSEVLRLGKETFLVDAGPGTPKNCLRDELTGVPINRATRFENKVGFLDRAAGETHIRKKNLERLFIDLVAGEPLIKERAAARFNDMAGSTDVVAGEPLLLLPRRFRQDRAWMKLNKIWRTNTKVKGFIIDKVRGGYSVAIAGFIAYLPFRSHSKRQRRRISNDQFTIESINPKNKSIMVF; encoded by the coding sequence ATGAGCATCTACTTGAGTCGACTGTTTCCTAGATGTAATTCAAGTTCATTCTTATGTAGTGGAAAGGCCTTGCAATCTGAAGTTTTGCGCTTAGGGAAAGAAACGTTCTTGGTGGATGCAGGACCTGGGACCCCCAAAAATTGTTTGCGAGATGAGCTTACAGGAGTGCCAATCAACCGAGCCACCAGGTTTGAGAATAAGGTGGGATTCTTGGATCGAGCAGCCGGTGAAACACACATCAGAAAGAAGAATTTAGAGAGATTATTCATTGATCTAGTGGCCGGTGAACCACTGATCAAAGAACGAGCAGCTGCCAGGTTTAATGATATGGCAGGATCCACAGATGTAGTGGCTGGTGAAccgcttcttcttcttccacgaAGATTCAGGCAAGACCGAGCTTGGATGAAACTGAACAAGATTTGGCGAACAAATACAAAGGTAAAAGGCTTTATTATTGATAAAGTCAGAGGAGGTTATTCAGTAGCCATCGCGGGTTTCATTGCTTATCTTCCATTCCGTTCTCACAGCAAAAGGCAAAGACGGAGGATATCAAATGATCAATTCACCATTGAGAGCATTAACCCCAAAAATAAGAGTATTATGGTGTTCTAA